The segment GTGTACGATCCCCCTTCTGTCGAGAAGGTTCTTAAAAAACCCGATGTTGTGGAAGTTTTAAAAGACGCTGTCGTGACCTTCGAGGCGCTTCCCACGTTCACCGCTGTCTCGACCGAAGAGGCCTCCAAGAGTTTGGCGGCCAAGCGGGGGATCAAAAATGCGGCGGTCTATCATCCTGTGCGGGTGTCTGTCTCGGGGCGTACGCAAGGCCCCAGTCTGTTTCATATGTTGGAAGTTTTAGGTCGCGACCGATCCCTCGTGAGGATTCGCCATACCATCGATCGGTTGGTTGCCGGCTCCTTGTGATGGGGCGGATGACTATCCGGACAAAATGTGTCATAATTCACATGAAACTTATTTCTTGATAAGGAGACTTTCATGAGCATTGAACGCAAAGGTGGTACCACATTTAAAGGGAATCCCCTGACCCTCATTGGTGAAGCCATTAAAGTTGGCCAAAAGGCACCCCACTTTAAGGCCGTGGCTGGCGATTTAAGCGAAGTGACCCTGACCTCTTCGGCGGGTAAAACACGCCTCATTATTGCTATCCCTTCATTGGACACTCCGGTCTGTGAGCAGGAAACTCGAAAATTCAACCAAGAAGTTTCCGGAATTGGAGGTGTACAAACGTACATTGTAAGTATGGACCTCCCTTTCGCGCAAGGACGCTTTTGCCAAACAGCGGGAGTGAAGAATATTCAAGCCATTTCGGATCATCGGGATGCTTCCTTCGGTTCAGCCTATGGAACTCTCAT is part of the Elusimicrobiota bacterium genome and harbors:
- the tpx gene encoding thiol peroxidase, which translates into the protein MSIERKGGTTFKGNPLTLIGEAIKVGQKAPHFKAVAGDLSEVTLTSSAGKTRLIIAIPSLDTPVCEQETRKFNQEVSGIGGVQTYIVSMDLPFAQGRFCQTAGVKNIQAISDHRDASFGSAYGTLIKELRLLSRAVFVVNAQDVVTYVEYVPEMTNHPNYEAALNAVKIPAGV